The genomic region GGCGGTGGAGGCGGCGGCGCGGCGGGCGGACGCCGCGGAGCCGGGGCGCGTGCTGCGGGAGCGCTGGGCGGCGCTGGGTCCGCGTCTGGCGGCCGAGGACGGCGCCCGCCGGGTGGTGACACGGCATGGGGATCCCATGCTGTTGACGGACTTCCTGGTGACGCGTGTGGTGGAGCTGGTGCTGCACGGCTGGGATCTGGCCGACGCGTTGGGGCGGGAGCCGTGGACGTCGGCGGAGGCGTTGGGTCTGGTGGTGCGTCTGGTGTTCGAGGGCGCGGACCGGGGCGCGGTGGAGCGGGTGTTTCCGGGGGTGTGGGCCGGTGGTGCCGCGTCCGAGGCGGCGGTGCGCGCGGTGACGGGGCGTTCGCCGGCGGGATCGGGTGGGGAGGCGCGGGCGGCGTTGGAGTCGGCCGGGGTGCGGTTCCTGGCGCTGGGGTAGGCACCCGTCCTCGTGGCGGCCGGTCCCACGGCGCCCCGTCCTCTGGGCGCCCTGCCCTGGCGGCGCCCTCTCCCGCACGGTCCTGGCGGCTCCTGCCCTCTGCCCGCGTCCCCTGGCTCTTCCTCCGAGCTCTCCTCCGCCCTTCCAACCCCGTTCCTGCCGGGTCGCGGCGCGCCGGGGTCAGGCGTCGCGGCGGGGGTGGGGCAGGTAGCCGGCGACGCGTCCGTAGGCGCGCAGGATGCGCAGTCGCTGGATGGTGCGCATGCCTTCGTGCTCGGTGGTGGCGGTGGGATCCCAGTGGTCCCAGAGGGCGTCCCAGCCGCCGTCGGGGCGCTGTTGGCGTTCGAAGACGTCGAGGCTGCGTTCGATCTCGGCGTCGGTGAAGAGCGGGCGGGCGATGTGCTGTGGGTTGGTGGCCAGGTCGAGTGGTGTGTGGACGCGGCCGGTGGTGCGGGGGTGGACGTCGATGACGGCGCGGATCATCGTGGAGAGCCGGTTGATGGCCTGGATGGCGCGTTGGCGGTCGTCGACGTACTGGAGGAAGGTGCACACGCCGACGGCTTCGTGGGGGTTGGTCCAGGCGAGTGTGTCGATGTGCTTCCAGCAGTAGGCGGTGGCGGCGTCGCGCCAGGGGTGGCTGATGTGGCTCTTGTGCAGGTAGCCGGTGATGAGCGCGGTGATGCCGAGTTGGGCGCTGAAGTCGGTGGCGTGCAGGTACCAGGGGGCGGCTTCGCTGTGGCGAACGGTGGGCAGGACGGGTGGGACTCCGCCGTCGGCGTCGCCGGCTCCGGCGAGGTACTGGCAGATGCCGTGACCGAGGTGTGGGGGGATGGGGCCGAGTTCGTCGAGGTAGTGCAGGGCGATCACGGTGGCGGCGGGCTGGCTGGCGTGGCCGCGCAGGTCGGGATCGAGTCCGTTGCCGTAGCCGCCGTCGAGGTTGCGGTAGGCGGCCAGGGCCGAGCGGATGGGTGCGGTGGGGCCGTTCTGGAACAGGTGGGCGAAGCGCTGGCGGTCGATCAGACGCGCGTTGCGCATGGCGAAGTGTTCCGCGGCGCGGAAGGAGTCCCAGGTCACGACGGTCATGGTTCGACGGTACGTGGGGGTGCTCGTGGGGTGAATAGTCCCGGGGGCAATATTCGTCTTTACCCGCGGGGTGCCGGTTCGGGCGTGTCGTCGCTGGTGGAGAAGGGCGGCGCCGGCCCGGGGGCGCGGGGGTGCGGGGTGTCTCAGGCGGGGGTGTCCTGCCGGGCGCGATGTCGGCGCAGGGTGAGCAGGGCCAGGCCGGTCCAGGACAGGACGACGACCGCGCCGACGCCGGCCTGGACGGTGACGAGGTGTTCCTCGGGGTAGATGACGCCGGTGAGGTAGTGGTCGATGAAGCCCTCGTCGGGGAGTCCGGCCTGGCCGGCGTTCTCCCGGCCCCAGTTCTCGACGTAGGTGAGGGGGCAGATCCAGCCGACGACGCTGATGCTGAGTCCGTAGAGGGCACAGCCGAGGTGGATCCAGAAGGTGCGGGGCCACTTCCAGGCGAGGAAGCCGCCGATGGCCATGTAGAGGATGAAGGCCGCGTGGACGACCATGGCGGTGTCGCCGATGATGCGGTAGATCATGCGCCTGTCCTGGGGTGGGGGGGTGGGGGGGCCCAGGGGCGGGGGGAGGGTGTGGTGGCGGGTGCGAGCCGCCCCGTTGCGCGGCTCGTCGTCGTTGGTGTCGATGCTGCCCGGCGGACGTCGGTGGGACGTCGCGTCGGGGTCACGGGTGGGCAACGTCGCTGTGCGTGTGCGGTCGGTGGCGTCGGTGGGACGGCGCCGGGCGCGGGGGTGGTCCCCCGCGCCCGGTGCGCGTTTCCGCTTTGCTGCTGTGCCGCGTTGCCGCGGCCGTGTCCTACACGAGCGGGCGCTCGGTCGGCGGGATGGCCACGGGCAGGGTGGTGTCGTCGGTGAGGTAGCGGTCCACGCCGGCGGCGGCGGAGCGGCCCTCGGCGATGGCCCACACGATGAGCGACTGGCCGCGGCCCATGTCGCCGGCGCAGAAGACGCCGTCGACGCTGGTGTGGTAGTCGGCGTCGCGCTGGACGTTGCCCCGGCCGTCGAG from Nocardiopsis aegyptia harbors:
- a CDS encoding DUF2784 domain-containing protein; the encoded protein is MIYRIIGDTAMVVHAAFILYMAIGGFLAWKWPRTFWIHLGCALYGLSISVVGWICPLTYVENWGRENAGQAGLPDEGFIDHYLTGVIYPEEHLVTVQAGVGAVVVLSWTGLALLTLRRHRARQDTPA
- a CDS encoding maleylpyruvate isomerase N-terminal domain-containing protein, whose protein sequence is MFGRGEVLAALTAEAGALEGVLSRLSEAEAVVSTRCEPWDVAALAVHTVGALTRVEAMLDEVPPGPEVDPGTGLVSAAGYYAPDVRFSPRVNGERVRSAVEAAARRADAAEPGRVLRERWAALGPRLAAEDGARRVVTRHGDPMLLTDFLVTRVVELVLHGWDLADALGREPWTSAEALGLVVRLVFEGADRGAVERVFPGVWAGGAASEAAVRAVTGRSPAGSGGEARAALESAGVRFLALG
- a CDS encoding prenyltransferase, with the translated sequence MTWDSFRAAEHFAMRNARLIDRQRFAHLFQNGPTAPIRSALAAYRNLDGGYGNGLDPDLRGHASQPAATVIALHYLDELGPIPPHLGHGICQYLAGAGDADGGVPPVLPTVRHSEAAPWYLHATDFSAQLGITALITGYLHKSHISHPWRDAATAYCWKHIDTLAWTNPHEAVGVCTFLQYVDDRQRAIQAINRLSTMIRAVIDVHPRTTGRVHTPLDLATNPQHIARPLFTDAEIERSLDVFERQQRPDGGWDALWDHWDPTATTEHEGMRTIQRLRILRAYGRVAGYLPHPRRDA